TTTGATTATTAGGGACTCTGAACTCCCCCCACCATATGTTGATTGACTCATTGTAGCTATATGCTTGTCCTTAATCAATTTTTTACAAATGGCATGTCTTATTATTGTgtgagcttttattttaaaattagcaacCCTGTCATTGGTTGGAGAGGTCATTAATACAGAATTTTGTTCCCCCTACTTTTTATTCAGTACCTATTCAGTGACAGGTGTCAGTCTGGGTGGGAGGTGTTGTCCGGAGTCTGACTCCATCATCAATATAACCTAACAGGTGAGAACCCATAAAGGAGGGAGAAGACTTTGAGTGGTTTATAGTTGTCCATAAAAAGATTCTTATAGTTGTCTCAGAATCCATACACTACAAACAGAATCTGTTGACTCCCGGAACACATCTTTCAGCTTTTCCCTATTTTAGTTGTCATAGTTTTGGCACCCTCCTCCCCTCATCAATGAGAAGATATAAAAGGGTGACCAGAAATTGGTTAGGATATAGGGCGCGAAGACCCTGATAATAGGTGATCTTCAAGATTATGACCCAGGGATATTAATCCAAAATTAAGCTCAGTTCAGTGTTACTTGTAGATGTTGAGTACATTTTAGATTTTCATTCTGCTGAACTAAACTTGTTGGCTAAGTCAGCTCTTTCTGAGGTGTCATGGGTCAGAGCCACTGGTATCTATTTTAGATAAAGTGGGATAATGGACTGTCAAGGTGATGAGGAAGAAACCAACACACGGTTGTATGTTATTTCTTAAGAATGGTAGCTGCCCTTATTAAACTCCGACCTTCTATACATGGGCACTCTTGTGCTTGTTAATTACTTTTGGAATGGGTGTGTTTAGGAAAAGAGATACTAGACTCTTGTTCTTATCTACCCCacatacattgttttgttttcagaatatttaGGTCCATAATGGGGACCTTTATTGATCTTCCTTGTTAGTCTCTTAGTGTTAGACATTATGGATTGCTTCTTAGATAATCTTGAGTCCTTTTCAAAAGATACCTCTTTCAGACAAACTTAAGTGTCAGGAGAAGAGAATTTGTTGTGAAATTTACACATACCTGACTCTAATTCTTCAGTTAAGCCAAAAGTTACTGTTGAatgcttctcccccccaccccaagatttTTAGGTAGCTCTGCTTGAATTTGATTCAGAATTGTTTGGGAAACCGTTGAGCGTGTTTGTATAATACTTGATTTTGTAAGTAATCTCACCAGGTGTTTATGGAGGGCCAACCATGTTCACAAAACAGTGCATGCATCTGACATTAtcattccttgattttttttttttttcttgtctaaccTGGTTCTTGAAGTAAAGTATGGctggtttgacttttttttttttttttttttaagattttatttatttatttgtcagagagagggcacacaagcaagGGTAACAGCAGGGAGACGGAGAaaaaggttccctgctgaacagggagcctgataagggggactggatcccaggactctgggatcgtgacctgagctgaaggcagatgcttaaacgagtgagccacccaggcatccctagtttgacatttttttaaaaatcacagtagaGAAAGACCTGAATTAAATTCATCTGGAGAAACTTGATggtttggaaaaataatttctataattcTGACTTGTTCTCGCTCTCCCTCCCCGTAGCGCCCTCACACACAAACATTTCCCCACACCCCAAGGTGGGATGGGAGCTTGCATCTGAGTAACTAGAAGGTTCCAGAAGTCAGGTCATGGGAATGCCACTTTTGAATTTTTTCTGCAAAACGCCTGAGGTAGAAATTAGAAGTCTAAAAAAGTAACTGTATTGCAGAAGAATTCACTacgcttgttttgtttttaaatgatgtttacTGAATAGGATCTGATATGATTCTTAGCTTTCCAAAATTAAACCATTGTGTGACCAGCATTTTCCCCTTGAGGGAAAACCCAGACTTCAGCTACAGATACTTGTGTTTTGGTTGCTCTCTGTTGCCCCCGTTTTGGTAGGTACTAACTGACTAAACTGTGGTTGAAAAGGAGTCCCTTTTAACTAGAAGGTTAGGTTCCTGGGGTTACGGTATCCAAACCATTGGTAAATTATTCAGGGAGATTGGTGGTAAGGGATTTCTTGAGCATGTCTCACTGGGGGAATTTTATTTGACATATTTGTAATGCAAAATAACACCTAAGGAGAATTCCCTGCTTGGGGAACTAAAGCTAACCTTTGTCTCCAGCAGGGGCAGAGTTTTGAGATAAAGGGCAAACAGCTCTCATCTCTGGAAACCCATTAAGGAGAGTGTGGGAATGCTTAATGTCCCGAGTGACCCTCTGAGTTTGAGGGTCTGGAGGAGGTTTATTTTCcttgatattttcaaagcttTTGACTTGTTCCATTATAGACCATTTTAATCAAAGAAATGTGTTCACTTTTAAACTTGTTTTCAGTGCAAAACTCCCTGCCTTTGTGACTTATTTGATTGAAGTGACCCTCTTCATCATTGATAAGCGTTTAGGTGCTTGTTTGCCATAGACCTAAATTTGATGTGGAAACCTAATAGAAATGTCTTATCATTTGCTCGGTTTGAATACAAATTGGTGAAGACAtgactaatgatacactatacaCATCATGGTTGTTTCATCTTATTAAGTAACACTACACACTCTAGGActtttttcaaatagtttatttGGTTCATTTTAGTTTATTAAACTTCTAAAAAGCAGTAACTTTGAATCCTTCTTTGTGTCACATTGTCTCGCATTTGATCAGGACTTTGAGGTATTtaaccagcttttctttttttcttcttagattgCTTTTCAGGAAGCCTTGGTTGGTGCAGGGGATAAACTTGTAGTAGTTGACTTCTCAGCCACGTGGTGTGGGCCTTGCAAAATGATCAAGCCTTTCTTTCATGTGAGTATGAAGCcagttgtgttttgttgttgttgttttgttaagattttatttatttatttgacagagatcacaagtagacagagacacaggtggggcggggggaggctccctgctgagcagagagcctgatgcggggctccatcccaggaccctgagatcatgacctgagccgaaggcagaggcctaacccactgagccactcaggcgcccagccAGTTGTGTTTTTATAAGAGTTTCTCTATTTCTTGGGTTGGTGGTAGCAAAGCTATGAAgggacagtgtgtgtgtggtggtggtggtggttatttGGTCTGAAAGTAACAGTGTAACAActtaagggacacctggctggctcagactgtgtagaacatgggactctggatatcttggggtcttgagttcaagagtgctgggtgtagagattacttaaaatcttttaatgtaAATGTAATATTGTAACAACCTAATTTAGTTTTGGCACGTGTGTAGTCCACTAAAGACAACTGTCAAAACTTAATTTGGTTGTCTtaagtggtttttctttttcttcatgttgGAACGCGGGCCTTTTTTGAAATTCAGGCCTCAAAAGTGGATGTGCCGAATTCTTTTATGCCAGGAGGAATTTGTGTCGGAGAGACCATATGTCCTTTGTGGTTACCTGGTTCCTAGTCTGAATTTTTGGATCTTTAAGTAGTAGTTtctacttttattatttcctattaAAGAAGCTTGAGTATCGTGACTTGCCATTACCCAGTTCTgaatttttctggatttttcattttaaattttgcagTCCCTCTCTGAGAAGTATTCCAATGTGGTGTTCCTTGAAGTAGACGTGGATGACTGTCAGGTATGTGACTGGAAATCTGGAATACTACTAACCTTTTCACCTTGGCCTTTTTCTCTGAATTGCAAGTGCTTGTTTACATACATGTCAAGTAATATGACAACTACAGTCCCAGCCACAAAAGGTAATTGTGCTAATTAAGAGCTTATCTAACTACCAGGAGCTATGTATATCACATCCtaaaataagcataaaaacaGATGGTTAAAGCTTCTGTACCTTAGCAGTCACCTTTCTAAAAACTAATACATTCATTTTGACACTGAGATGCTCAATAAATCGAAATTGAATTTGAATATGATAACTAAATCCATAGACTTAAAATTTGGGAGACCACTCTTAGGATTCTTTGTGAACTACTGACATGAGAGGGTGTAAACACAAGCTCACACATCTTGCTTGTTTTTAGTCAGTTAGAAAACCCAgtgttttaaagaacaaatacCGAGGTGCCTGACAGCAGAGAGTAATTTGGAGGGAAATTTGAGGGTTGATTTAATTTTACAAGTGCTTCTTTACAACTCTGTGTACCCGGTACTCTTCCACATGCTTTATAAGTATTGATTCATTTAATCCTTGGGGCCATGCATCCCCCTTTTACAGATAAGATAGGTTGTCCATGGAGtcacagtaagtggcagagtcaggatttaaaATGAGGGCCTCTGGCCTGGCCCTTGCTCTTCAGAGGAAGCTCTGGCACAGGGTGGGCGCAGATCCTGCTCCTGGCCCAAGACCTTCCCCTCCAGCCCACTGAACTAGGATAGCTTGTTCACATTCAAGAATAGCACCTAGAAGTTCTTTACAGGTATGTGGACATTTTTCCCTTAtccctgggaggcaggaggggtaAGGGTAAGAGGTGGCCCAAAGGGTGCCCACCCAGGTTCCAGGCCAGGCTCAGGGACTTCTACTTTAGGCTAACCTTAATACTTGCCTCATTAGCCTCCTAGGGTGGCCTTTTCATTAAGCAAAACTTAGAGTGTTTAATAAAGGTACAGAGTTTATAAAAACAGGTATATGGCAGTACTTTTAAACCTGTGAGGACCTACGATCACCAAATTATTTTGTCTTAGCacattttctgattccatactcATGCCTTTCCTGGTGGGGTCTTCTCGTCCTGGCACGTTTTCCTTTCATACCTTAGACACTAGCTGTAAGCTTCACATCTTCTCCAGAAACCTTTCTCTACCTAGACTAGGCTTTTCGTTCATCTGTGTCTCCGTGttgtcctctgcccctgccccctgccccccaccccctggcataTATGGTCGTAGAAAGGGAGGATCCCATACCTAGACTGCCTGCTTTACGTTCCATCTCAGCTGAGCCTCCGTAAAACAACAGTGTTGACCCGGCATCCCGAAGGAGTTGTCAGGATGACGTGAGAGGATCCTTACGAAGTGTCTAGAGTAGTGCCTGCCTGTGTTCAGAGAATCTTAACTAGCAGTAGTCTTTTTGTCTATCCTTTATCGTTAGTCTCTTTGAGTTTCTTGAGACCAGAAAGTCTGTCTTACTTACCTGGCTGGCATGCAGTAGGTATAGAGTGAGTTTATTTTATAAGGTAAAGTGAATGTCCCAGAGTTTTAAGAAAAGGAGGGTATAGAGCAGGTGCCTGTGAACATACTCTTGCTCCCCACCTAAACCTAACTTACAGGCATTTTTTCTCTGCGGTCACTTTAGCCAGGTAGATAGGGTACCTGGAAGGTACTAGAGAGATTTGGTGACTGGTCCTGGGACCCTGTCAGACAGTAAGTGAATCTCTTCAGTTTTTATTGGAAAGGAATAATAACCTGTTCTCAATGCTGGTTCTGTCCTTTGATCCTCAGGCGGCTGTGATAACCGCCTTGATTAACACACCCACAGAACAGCCGAGGGGCCTGCCgcacaggaggagggaggggtagGTCAGGCTGAGCATGGGGACCGTGCACCTTGCCAAACCCTGGACAGGTGTTTTCAGGGCTGGAATCTGAAACCTTGAGGAAGAAGATATGCAGAGCAAGCAAGGCCTTTTGTGGGGCCAAACTCTTCCTTCATATCTGATTAGCGTATATACCCTCAAACTTTCTAGACCTCGGAGTGACCCTCTCACAAGTTGAGGACCTTTCACTTTGCCTCTGTATTCTAAAGACTGAGCAACACACAGTGTTTTACTTTGAATACCTTTAATGATACTATTACAACACCATCTGAATAGCCTCATCAACCTGTTGTAGAGTTAAAAATTGAACTAATTGCAGAATCCTTTGGTCACATACATGTAACAGTGTCTACCAGCTCCGACTCCCCAGGCCATTCGGAattattctcttagcaaattcTGTCAAAGCAGCTGATTGACAGGCAGTAGTTTTTCCTCATGGAATTTGCAGGTCTTGGTAAAGTCATCCCCTTATTTCGACTCTAAAATAGAGACAAAGGATAAAAAGTACTTCAGTCACATTTCTGAGAATTAGGTCATATCATTAATGGATGGAATTTTTAACAAATGGACTAGTCTTTAAACTTTTGTGCAGATAATTCCCTGCTGATGAATTTCAGACTTCCGTTACTTTGTAGTATCTTTGGCATAAGCAGTGTATCATTTTAATAGCAGGCTCTGT
This is a stretch of genomic DNA from Mustela lutreola isolate mMusLut2 chromosome 12, mMusLut2.pri, whole genome shotgun sequence. It encodes these proteins:
- the TXN gene encoding thioredoxin, whose amino-acid sequence is MVKQIESKIAFQEALVGAGDKLVVVDFSATWCGPCKMIKPFFHSLSEKYSNVVFLEVDVDDCQDVASECEVKCMPTFQFFKKGQKVGEFSGANKEKLEATINELI